A stretch of the Aphis gossypii isolate Hap1 chromosome 2, ASM2018417v2, whole genome shotgun sequence genome encodes the following:
- the LOC114132687 gene encoding dentin sialophosphoprotein-like isoform X15, producing the protein MSERAVFLILTISLSVAYGLDLFRVDGFYRNLEKRDNLIMSPDRIATNLIRQKNLMKRDMIEDITKKSTKPMNFEDQGFKSKSVSPLVKRDMMEDITKKTTKPMDFEYQGFNPKSESLLVKRDMIGDINKKTTKPMDFEDQGFNPKSVSPLVKRCNYGKINDCYESNTNVETREVEKKEEHNYSCYSSASETDESVKKDSGKECKCFDSKTNEENCEEKKKEKKKSSSCSSFSETDKKDKKDSEKKCKCSDSKSKGENRDDEKCKCSDSKTNVKTRDVEKKEKKKSSSSSSSNETDKKDKKDSNKKCKCSDSKTKGENRDDKDKKCKCFDSKTNEESSEEKKKEKKKSSSNSSSSKTDKKDKKDSDKKCKCSDSKTKGENRDDEDKKCKCSDSKTKGEDRDDKDKKCKCFDSKTNEESSEEKKKEKKKSSSNSSSSKTDKKDKKDSDKKCKCSDSKTKGENRDDEDKKCKCSDSKTKGEDRDDKDKKCKCFDSKTNEESSEEKKKEKKKSSSNSSSSKTDKKDKKDSDKKCKCSDSKTKAENRDDEKCKCSDSKTNVKTREVEKKEKKKSSSSSSSNETDKKNKKDSNKKCKCSDSKTKGENRDDKDKKCKCFDSKTNEESSEEKKKEKKKSSSNSSSSENDKKDKKDSNKKCKCSDSKTKGENRDNEGKQCTCFDSKTNEESREEKKKEKKKSSSGSSCTETDKKDKKDLDKKYNCSDSKTKGETCDVKKTEKNKSSSSSSFSETDKMNKKDSGKKQKCSDSKTNDKTRDGECNSSNSINENGEMKSGSRSYSNLQTDLENSEIMNHQQINYSESEIGEQDNETMLNEIDESSSSLSHCGSGKNELNKSSNQYSAYESEVNNEIRQTTNKENNKSSSSVTCYGSGNEGIKKSNNQRYDYSESDIKEQDNETMFNRDVNSSSKSTRYGCGTNEINQSGLKRISSESEVDEELSGSMGMMKQESISSTSSSGYNQRNIMNSNSARGESRNTVVNDQSTSSALYNQGGENAMGNAEIKQLKYSSSSTSVSGGKKQMNQVTQKLESNQFEHNLNYNEYGNQEEEEEEINHSGCSNQ; encoded by the exons ATGAGTGAACGTGcggtttttttgattttaactatCAGTTTAagc GTGGCTTATGGATTAGATTTGTTTAGAGTTGAtggtttttatagaaatttagaGAAAAGGGATAATCTAATAATGTCACCTGATCGTATAGCGACAAACCTTATTAGACAGAAAAATTTGATGAAACGAGATATGATAGAAGATATTACCAAAAAATCTACAAAACCCATGAATTTTGAAGATCAAGGTTTCAAATCAAAATCCGTATCACCATTAGTTAAACGAGATATGATGGAAGATATTACCAAAAAAACTACGAAACCCATGGATTTTGAATATCAAGGTTTCAATCCAAAATCCGAATCATTATTAGTTAAACGAGATATGATAGGagatattaacaaaaaaactacGAAACCCATGGATTTTGAAGATCAAGGTTTCAATCCAAAATCTGTATCACCATTAGTTAAACGATGTAATTAT GGTAAGATAAATGATTGTTATGAATCAAATACAAATGTAGAAACCCGAGAAGTTgag AAAAAAGAAGAACATAATTATTCATGTTACTCATCAGCCAGTGAAACTGATGAAAGTGTTAAGAAAGATTcg GGTAAGGAATGTAAATGCTttgattcaaaaacaaatgaagAAAATTGTGAAGAAaag aaaaaagaaaaaaagaaatcttCATCTTGCTCATCATTCAGTGAAACTGATAAAAAGGATAAGAAAGATTCG gaGAAGAAATGTAAATGCTCTGATTCAAAATCAAAAGGAGAAAACCGTGATGAtgag AAATGTAAATGCTCTGATTCAAAAACGAATGTTAAAACTCGTGATGTTgag aaaaaagaaaaaaagaaatcttCATCTAGCTCTTCATCAAACGAAACTGATAAAAAGGATAAGAAAGATTCG aataagaaatgtaaatgctctgattcaaaaacaaaaggaGAAAACCGTGATGataag gataagaaatgtaaatgttttgattCGAAAACAAATGAAGAAAGCAGTGAAgaaaag aaaaaagaaaaaaagaaatcttCATCTAATTCATCATCCagtaaaactgataaaaagGATAAGAAAGATTCG gataagaaatgtaaatgcTCCGATTCAAAAACTAAAGGAGAAAACCGTGATGAtgag GACAAGAAATGTAAATGCTctgattcaaaaacaaaaggaGAAGACCGTGATGataag gataagaaatgtaaatgttttgattCGAAAACAAATGAAGAAAGCAGTGAAgaaaag aaaaaagaaaaaaagaaatcttCATCTAATTCATCATCCagtaaaactgataaaaagGATAAGAAAGATTCG gataagaaatgtaaatgcTCCGATTCAAAAACTAAAGGAGAAAACCGTGATGAtgag GACAAGAAATGTAAATGCTctgattcaaaaacaaaaggaGAAGACCGTGATGataag gataagaaatgtaaatgttttgattCGAAAACAAATGAAGAAAGCAGTGAAgaaaag aaaaaagaaaaaaagaaatcttCATCTAATTCATCATCCagtaaaactgataaaaagGATAAGAAAGATTCG gataagaaatgtaaatgctccgattcaaaaacaaaagcaGAAAACCGTGATGAtgag AAATGTAAATGCTctgattcaaaaacaaatgttaaaaCTCGTGAAGTTGAg aaaaaagaaaaaaagaaatcttCATCTAGCTCTTCATCAAATGAAACTGATAAAAAGAATAAGAAAGATTCG aataagaaatgtaaatgctctgattcaaaaacaaaaggaGAAAACCGTGATGataag gataagaaatgtaaatgttttgattCGAAAACAAATGAAGAAAGCAGTGAAgaaaag aaaaaagaaaaaaagaaatcttCATCGAACTCATCATCTagtgaaaatgataaaaaggATAAGAAAGATTCG aataagaaatgtaaatgcTCCGATTCAAAAACTAAAGGAGAAAACCGTGATAAtgag ggCAAGCAATGTACATGCTTTGATTCGAAAACAAATGAAGAAAGCCGTGAAgaaaag aaaaaagaaaaaaagaaatcttCATCTGGCTCATCTTGCACTGAAACTGATAAAAAGGATAAGAAAGATTTG gataagaaatataattgctctgattcaaaaacaaaaggaGAAACCTGCGATGTTAAG aaaacagaaaaaaataaatcttcatCTAGCTCATCATTTAGTGAAACTGATAAAATGAATAAGAAAGATTCG ggTAAGAAACAAAAATGCTCTGATTCAAAAACAAACGATAAAACCCGGGATGGTGAg TGCAATAGTTCTAATTCAATTAATGAAAATGGTGAAAtgaag agtGGTAGCCGAAGTTACTCCAATTTGCAAACTGACTTAGAAAACAGTGAAAttatg aaccatcaacaaattaattattctgagTCAGAGATCGGTGAACAAGACAATGAAACGATG ttAAATGAAATAGACGAATCTTCATCTTCATTATCACATTGTGGAAGtggtaaaaatgaattaaacaaaTCG agTAACCAATATAGTGCGTATGAATCGGAAGTAAACAATGAAATTAGGCAAACGAcg aataaagaaaataacaaaTCGTCATCTTCAGTAACGTGTTATGGAAGTGGTAACGAGGGAATAAAAAAATcg aacAATCAACGTTATGATTATTCTGAGTCAGATATTAAAGAACAAGATAATGAAACGAtg tTTAATAGAGACGTGAATTCTTCATCTAAATCAACTCGTTATGGATGTGGTACAAATGAAATTAACCAATcg ggGTTAAAACGTATTAGTTCTGAATCAGAAGTAGATGAAGAATTGTCAGGATCAATGGGAATG ATGAAACAAGAAAGTATATCATCGACTTCATCATCA GGTTATAATCAACGTAACATCATGAACTCAAATTCTGCACGTGGAGAATCAAGAAACACTGTG gtaaatgatCAATCTACGTCGTCTGCATTGTACAACCAAGGAGGTGAAAATGCAATGGGAAATGcg
- the LOC114132687 gene encoding dentin sialophosphoprotein-like isoform X21: MSERAVFLILTISLSVAYGLDLFRVDGFYRNLEKRDNLIMSPDRIATNLIRQKNLMKRDMIEDITKKSTKPMNFEDQGFKSKSVSPLVKRDMMEDITKKTTKPMDFEYQGFNPKSESLLVKRDMIGDINKKTTKPMDFEDQGFNPKSVSPLVKRCNYGKINDCYESNTNVETREVEKKEEHNYSCYSSASETDESVKKDSGKECKCFDSKTNEENCEEKKKEKKKSSSCSSFSETDKKDKKDSEKKCKCSDSKSKGENRDDEKCKCSDSKTNVKTRDVEKKEKKKSSSSSSSNETDKKDKKDSNKKCKCSDSKTKGENRDDKDKKCKCFDSKTNEESSEEKKKEKKKSSSNSSSSKTDKKDKKDSDKKCKCSDSKTKGENRDDEDKKCKCSDSKTKGEDRDDKDKKCKCFDSKTNEESSEEKKKEKKKSSSNSSSSKTDKKDKKDSDKKCKCSDSKTKGENRDDEDKKCKCSDSKTKGEDRDDKDKKCKCFDSKTNEESSEEKKKEKKKSSSNSSSSKTDKKDKKDSDKKCKCSDSKTKAENRDDEKCSDSKTNVKTREVEKKEKKKSSSSSSSNETDKKNKKDSNKKCKCSDSKTKGENRDDKDKKCKCFDSKTNEESSEEKKKEKKKSSSNSSSSENDKKDKKDSNKKCKCSDSKTKGENRDNEGKQCTCFDSKTNEESREEKKKEKKKSSSGSSCTETDKKDKKDLDKKYNCSDSKTKGETCDVKKTEKNKSSSSSSFSETDKMNKKDSGKKQKCSDSKTNDKTRDGECNSSNSINENGEMKSGSRSYSNLQTDLENSEIMNHQQINYSESEIGEQDNETMLNEIDESSSSLSHCGSGKNELNKSSNQYSAYESEVNNEIRQTTNKENNKSSSSVTCYGSGNEGIKKSNNQRYDYSESDIKEQDNETMFNRDVNSSSKSTRYGCGTNEINQSGLKRISSESEVDEELSGSMGMMKQESISSTSSSGYNQRNIMNSNSARGESRNTVVNDQSTSSALYNQGGENAMGNAEIKQLKYSSSSTSVSGGKKQMNQVTQKLESNQFEHNLNYNEYGNQEEEEEEINHSGCSNQ, translated from the exons ATGAGTGAACGTGcggtttttttgattttaactatCAGTTTAagc GTGGCTTATGGATTAGATTTGTTTAGAGTTGAtggtttttatagaaatttagaGAAAAGGGATAATCTAATAATGTCACCTGATCGTATAGCGACAAACCTTATTAGACAGAAAAATTTGATGAAACGAGATATGATAGAAGATATTACCAAAAAATCTACAAAACCCATGAATTTTGAAGATCAAGGTTTCAAATCAAAATCCGTATCACCATTAGTTAAACGAGATATGATGGAAGATATTACCAAAAAAACTACGAAACCCATGGATTTTGAATATCAAGGTTTCAATCCAAAATCCGAATCATTATTAGTTAAACGAGATATGATAGGagatattaacaaaaaaactacGAAACCCATGGATTTTGAAGATCAAGGTTTCAATCCAAAATCTGTATCACCATTAGTTAAACGATGTAATTAT GGTAAGATAAATGATTGTTATGAATCAAATACAAATGTAGAAACCCGAGAAGTTgag AAAAAAGAAGAACATAATTATTCATGTTACTCATCAGCCAGTGAAACTGATGAAAGTGTTAAGAAAGATTcg GGTAAGGAATGTAAATGCTttgattcaaaaacaaatgaagAAAATTGTGAAGAAaag aaaaaagaaaaaaagaaatcttCATCTTGCTCATCATTCAGTGAAACTGATAAAAAGGATAAGAAAGATTCG gaGAAGAAATGTAAATGCTCTGATTCAAAATCAAAAGGAGAAAACCGTGATGAtgag AAATGTAAATGCTCTGATTCAAAAACGAATGTTAAAACTCGTGATGTTgag aaaaaagaaaaaaagaaatcttCATCTAGCTCTTCATCAAACGAAACTGATAAAAAGGATAAGAAAGATTCG aataagaaatgtaaatgctctgattcaaaaacaaaaggaGAAAACCGTGATGataag gataagaaatgtaaatgttttgattCGAAAACAAATGAAGAAAGCAGTGAAgaaaag aaaaaagaaaaaaagaaatcttCATCTAATTCATCATCCagtaaaactgataaaaagGATAAGAAAGATTCG gataagaaatgtaaatgcTCCGATTCAAAAACTAAAGGAGAAAACCGTGATGAtgag GACAAGAAATGTAAATGCTctgattcaaaaacaaaaggaGAAGACCGTGATGataag gataagaaatgtaaatgttttgattCGAAAACAAATGAAGAAAGCAGTGAAgaaaag aaaaaagaaaaaaagaaatcttCATCTAATTCATCATCCagtaaaactgataaaaagGATAAGAAAGATTCG gataagaaatgtaaatgcTCCGATTCAAAAACTAAAGGAGAAAACCGTGATGAtgag GACAAGAAATGTAAATGCTctgattcaaaaacaaaaggaGAAGACCGTGATGataag gataagaaatgtaaatgttttgattCGAAAACAAATGAAGAAAGCAGTGAAgaaaag aaaaaagaaaaaaagaaatcttCATCTAATTCATCATCCagtaaaactgataaaaagGATAAGAAAGATTCG gataagaaatgtaaatgctccgattcaaaaacaaaagcaGAAAACCGTGATGAtgag AAATGCTctgattcaaaaacaaatgttaaaaCTCGTGAAGTTGAg aaaaaagaaaaaaagaaatcttCATCTAGCTCTTCATCAAATGAAACTGATAAAAAGAATAAGAAAGATTCG aataagaaatgtaaatgctctgattcaaaaacaaaaggaGAAAACCGTGATGataag gataagaaatgtaaatgttttgattCGAAAACAAATGAAGAAAGCAGTGAAgaaaag aaaaaagaaaaaaagaaatcttCATCGAACTCATCATCTagtgaaaatgataaaaaggATAAGAAAGATTCG aataagaaatgtaaatgcTCCGATTCAAAAACTAAAGGAGAAAACCGTGATAAtgag ggCAAGCAATGTACATGCTTTGATTCGAAAACAAATGAAGAAAGCCGTGAAgaaaag aaaaaagaaaaaaagaaatcttCATCTGGCTCATCTTGCACTGAAACTGATAAAAAGGATAAGAAAGATTTG gataagaaatataattgctctgattcaaaaacaaaaggaGAAACCTGCGATGTTAAG aaaacagaaaaaaataaatcttcatCTAGCTCATCATTTAGTGAAACTGATAAAATGAATAAGAAAGATTCG ggTAAGAAACAAAAATGCTCTGATTCAAAAACAAACGATAAAACCCGGGATGGTGAg TGCAATAGTTCTAATTCAATTAATGAAAATGGTGAAAtgaag agtGGTAGCCGAAGTTACTCCAATTTGCAAACTGACTTAGAAAACAGTGAAAttatg aaccatcaacaaattaattattctgagTCAGAGATCGGTGAACAAGACAATGAAACGATG ttAAATGAAATAGACGAATCTTCATCTTCATTATCACATTGTGGAAGtggtaaaaatgaattaaacaaaTCG agTAACCAATATAGTGCGTATGAATCGGAAGTAAACAATGAAATTAGGCAAACGAcg aataaagaaaataacaaaTCGTCATCTTCAGTAACGTGTTATGGAAGTGGTAACGAGGGAATAAAAAAATcg aacAATCAACGTTATGATTATTCTGAGTCAGATATTAAAGAACAAGATAATGAAACGAtg tTTAATAGAGACGTGAATTCTTCATCTAAATCAACTCGTTATGGATGTGGTACAAATGAAATTAACCAATcg ggGTTAAAACGTATTAGTTCTGAATCAGAAGTAGATGAAGAATTGTCAGGATCAATGGGAATG ATGAAACAAGAAAGTATATCATCGACTTCATCATCA GGTTATAATCAACGTAACATCATGAACTCAAATTCTGCACGTGGAGAATCAAGAAACACTGTG gtaaatgatCAATCTACGTCGTCTGCATTGTACAACCAAGGAGGTGAAAATGCAATGGGAAATGcg
- the LOC114132687 gene encoding dentin sialophosphoprotein-like isoform X18, whose product MSERAVFLILTISLSVAYGLDLFRVDGFYRNLEKRDNLIMSPDRIATNLIRQKNLMKRDMIEDITKKSTKPMNFEDQGFKSKSVSPLVKRDMMEDITKKTTKPMDFEYQGFNPKSESLLVKRDMIGDINKKTTKPMDFEDQGFNPKSVSPLVKRCNYGKINDCYESNTNVETREVEKKEEHNYSCYSSASETDESVKKDSGKECKCFDSKTNEENCEEKKKEKKKSSSCSSFSETDKKDKKDSEKKCKCSDSKSKGENRDDEKCKCSDSKTNVKTRDVEKKEKKKSSSSSSSNETDKKDKKDSNKKCKCSDSKTKGENRDDKDKKCKCFDSKTNEESSEEKKKEKKKSSSNSSSSKTDKKDKKDSDKKCKCSDSKTKGENRDDEDKKCKCSDSKTKGEDRDDKDKKCKCFDSKTNEESSEEKKKEKKKSSSNSSSSKTDKKDKKDSDKKCKCSDSKTKGENRDDEDKKCKCSDSKTKGEDRDDKDKKCKCFDSKTNEESSEEKKKEKKKSSSNSSSSETDKKDKKDSDKKCKCSDSKTKAENRDDEKCKCSDSKTNVKTREVEKKEKKKSSSSSSSNETDKKNKKDSNKKCKCSDSKTKGENRDDKDKKCKCFDSKTNEESSEEKKKEKKKSSSNSSSSENDKKDKKDSNKKCKCSDSKTKGENRDNEGKQCTCFDSKTNEESREEKKKEKKKSSSGSSCTETDKKDKKDLDKKYNCSDSKTKGETCDVKKTEKNKSSSSSSFSETDKMNKKDSGKKQKCSDSKTNDKTRDGECNSSNSINENGEMKSGSRSYSNLQTDLENSEIMNHQQINYSESEIGEQDNETMLNEIDESSSSLSHCGSGKNELNKSSNQYSAYESEVNNEIRQTTNKENNKSSSSVTCYGSGNEGIKKSNNQRYDYSESDIKEQDNETMFNRDVNSSSKSTRYGCGTNEINQSGLKRISSESEVDEELSGSMGMMKQESISSTSSSGYNQRNIMNSNSARGESRNTVVNDQSTSSALYNQGGENAMGNAEIKQLKYSSSSTSVSGGKKQMNQVTQKLESNQFEHNLNYNEYGNQEEEEEEINHSGCSNQ is encoded by the exons ATGAGTGAACGTGcggtttttttgattttaactatCAGTTTAagc GTGGCTTATGGATTAGATTTGTTTAGAGTTGAtggtttttatagaaatttagaGAAAAGGGATAATCTAATAATGTCACCTGATCGTATAGCGACAAACCTTATTAGACAGAAAAATTTGATGAAACGAGATATGATAGAAGATATTACCAAAAAATCTACAAAACCCATGAATTTTGAAGATCAAGGTTTCAAATCAAAATCCGTATCACCATTAGTTAAACGAGATATGATGGAAGATATTACCAAAAAAACTACGAAACCCATGGATTTTGAATATCAAGGTTTCAATCCAAAATCCGAATCATTATTAGTTAAACGAGATATGATAGGagatattaacaaaaaaactacGAAACCCATGGATTTTGAAGATCAAGGTTTCAATCCAAAATCTGTATCACCATTAGTTAAACGATGTAATTAT GGTAAGATAAATGATTGTTATGAATCAAATACAAATGTAGAAACCCGAGAAGTTgag AAAAAAGAAGAACATAATTATTCATGTTACTCATCAGCCAGTGAAACTGATGAAAGTGTTAAGAAAGATTcg GGTAAGGAATGTAAATGCTttgattcaaaaacaaatgaagAAAATTGTGAAGAAaag aaaaaagaaaaaaagaaatcttCATCTTGCTCATCATTCAGTGAAACTGATAAAAAGGATAAGAAAGATTCG gaGAAGAAATGTAAATGCTCTGATTCAAAATCAAAAGGAGAAAACCGTGATGAtgag AAATGTAAATGCTCTGATTCAAAAACGAATGTTAAAACTCGTGATGTTgag aaaaaagaaaaaaagaaatcttCATCTAGCTCTTCATCAAACGAAACTGATAAAAAGGATAAGAAAGATTCG aataagaaatgtaaatgctctgattcaaaaacaaaaggaGAAAACCGTGATGataag gataagaaatgtaaatgttttgattCGAAAACAAATGAAGAAAGCAGTGAAgaaaag aaaaaagaaaaaaagaaatcttCATCTAATTCATCATCCagtaaaactgataaaaagGATAAGAAAGATTCG gataagaaatgtaaatgcTCCGATTCAAAAACTAAAGGAGAAAACCGTGATGAtgag GACAAGAAATGTAAATGCTctgattcaaaaacaaaaggaGAAGACCGTGATGataag gataagaaatgtaaatgttttgattCGAAAACAAATGAAGAAAGCAGTGAAgaaaag aaaaaagaaaaaaagaaatcttCATCTAATTCATCATCCagtaaaactgataaaaagGATAAGAAAGATTCG gataagaaatgtaaatgcTCCGATTCAAAAACTAAAGGAGAAAACCGTGATGAtgag GACAAGAAATGTAAATGCTctgattcaaaaacaaaaggaGAAGACCGTGATGataag gataagaaatgtaaatgttttgattCGAAAACAAATGAAGAAAGCAGTGAAgaaaag aaaaaagaaaaaaagaaatcttCATCTAACTCATCATCTAGTGAGACTGATAAAAAGGATAAGAAAGATTCG gataagaaatgtaaatgctccgattcaaaaacaaaagcaGAAAACCGTGATGAtgag AAATGTAAATGCTctgattcaaaaacaaatgttaaaaCTCGTGAAGTTGAg aaaaaagaaaaaaagaaatcttCATCTAGCTCTTCATCAAATGAAACTGATAAAAAGAATAAGAAAGATTCG aataagaaatgtaaatgctctgattcaaaaacaaaaggaGAAAACCGTGATGataag gataagaaatgtaaatgttttgattCGAAAACAAATGAAGAAAGCAGTGAAgaaaag aaaaaagaaaaaaagaaatcttCATCGAACTCATCATCTagtgaaaatgataaaaaggATAAGAAAGATTCG aataagaaatgtaaatgcTCCGATTCAAAAACTAAAGGAGAAAACCGTGATAAtgag ggCAAGCAATGTACATGCTTTGATTCGAAAACAAATGAAGAAAGCCGTGAAgaaaag aaaaaagaaaaaaagaaatcttCATCTGGCTCATCTTGCACTGAAACTGATAAAAAGGATAAGAAAGATTTG gataagaaatataattgctctgattcaaaaacaaaaggaGAAACCTGCGATGTTAAG aaaacagaaaaaaataaatcttcatCTAGCTCATCATTTAGTGAAACTGATAAAATGAATAAGAAAGATTCG ggTAAGAAACAAAAATGCTCTGATTCAAAAACAAACGATAAAACCCGGGATGGTGAg TGCAATAGTTCTAATTCAATTAATGAAAATGGTGAAAtgaag agtGGTAGCCGAAGTTACTCCAATTTGCAAACTGACTTAGAAAACAGTGAAAttatg aaccatcaacaaattaattattctgagTCAGAGATCGGTGAACAAGACAATGAAACGATG ttAAATGAAATAGACGAATCTTCATCTTCATTATCACATTGTGGAAGtggtaaaaatgaattaaacaaaTCG agTAACCAATATAGTGCGTATGAATCGGAAGTAAACAATGAAATTAGGCAAACGAcg aataaagaaaataacaaaTCGTCATCTTCAGTAACGTGTTATGGAAGTGGTAACGAGGGAATAAAAAAATcg aacAATCAACGTTATGATTATTCTGAGTCAGATATTAAAGAACAAGATAATGAAACGAtg tTTAATAGAGACGTGAATTCTTCATCTAAATCAACTCGTTATGGATGTGGTACAAATGAAATTAACCAATcg ggGTTAAAACGTATTAGTTCTGAATCAGAAGTAGATGAAGAATTGTCAGGATCAATGGGAATG ATGAAACAAGAAAGTATATCATCGACTTCATCATCA GGTTATAATCAACGTAACATCATGAACTCAAATTCTGCACGTGGAGAATCAAGAAACACTGTG gtaaatgatCAATCTACGTCGTCTGCATTGTACAACCAAGGAGGTGAAAATGCAATGGGAAATGcg